TTACATTAAACACAATGCAACTTACAAAATCCAAAGAAGAATACTTTATTAATAAAACAGGTAATAATTAAAGGCTAAATGTAATGCAAGCTAACATcccatttatatatatatcaaattatcTGTATAATATTTTCTACCCTGCTTATGAGGAAAAAGAACATCTAtgccaacatatatatatatatatatatatatatatatatatatatatatatatatatatatatctttctttctttctttctttctttccatcCATATGGTTAGGGAAATCTTCACAAACAGGTTCATCAGAAGTAAAAATGAGCGAGACATATATTCTCAAATCAGATGAATCCAAATGAAAaattaacaaaaagaaaagcAGTCAGCATCATCTATAAGAGATTCGCATTAGAGAGAGATATGCCCAAGAACCTTAAATATTTGAGGAAAAGCTTTTTTAAGAAACAGAATATGATGAGAATATAGGGTTTCTAGTACAATATAGTAACTTCAATAACCATGCAAAAGTTCCCACTCAGAATGGCAAAGCTAGACTAAGCTTCAAAATATTACCTCATCCATAATAAGCATTGAACAATCCTTCAAAACACAGACACCTTTTCGtgcaagatcaagaattcgaccaGGTGTTCCAACAAGCAAGTGAACAGGTTGATATAAACGCATAATGTCATCCTTCAAGCTGGTTCCTCCAGTAGTAACCATGACTTGAATATTCAAATGTTTCCCAAGTTCCTTACAAACTTGTGATGTCTGAAGAGCTAACTCTCTTGTAGGAACCAATATGACAACTGAACATGAAAAATTGTCAATCATTAGGTGGAGAAAAATAGAACCTGCAACAATTTCAGTGCCACAACAGACAATTTACATGAATATATTTGGTGTAATCTTCTTGATGTCATCTACTAATGCAGATCAAGTATGATGCACTAGAAATTATGCAGCATGCATATCAAATCTGCATTACAAAACTTATCAGAAATGATCTGCATAAGGTTGGACATCAAACTCAAATATTTGATACCAAAGAGGCAGCCAAAATATAACCTCTacacaaaataaaaaaagacaaaGCAAGACATGCAAGTGCGATAAAACTCACTAATACTCAAAAAGTATAAAACTTTAAAAAAATTCAATAGATGAACAATTTGTTTgtacttttataaaaataaagtataATGAGAAACCTTGAATGACATTATGATCCTGGTCAATTTTCTCAAGTGCAGGAATACAAAATGCAGCAGTCTTTCCAGTCCCATTTTTAGCTCTGGCAAGAATGTCACTGCCAGTGAGTGCAATTGGAATGCTTTCTTCCTGAATTGGTGAAGGCCTTTCGAAACCTTTCTCATATATTCCCATAAGCAGTTCTCGCTTCAGAAAATAGTCCTCGAATTCATTCCCCTTGGTTGCAGTCACATCCTGGCAAATATATGTCCAACATTTTGACAGTTGTAGATAATTATCAAAAAAGTGACTCGCCAAGAAATCAACAATGCTCCAAAATTATTATATGTTTGTGTTATACTCCAATGGAAGATGAAAGAAGGTTACATATTTATATCAGTTAACAAACATAACAGAAAGTGCTACTTAAACATTAGCACCATGTACTATGAATAAGAAGGTTAAGCTTGAAAATCATTACAGGACAAATATGAAGCATGGATATAGACAGAGGATACCTATGCGACATAATATACAATAGTACATTATATTCTTGTGTATATTGGCAAGTGTAGCAGACGGACATAAAGATAGTGTTTTAGATGTTACATATTACAATAAGCGAAAACAAGTATTTAACCAGCATCCTTAGCCTATTTATTCAAGATAAGAAACCCATGCGCAAAAGCACCTTTAGAAATCATAATGGAAGTTGGTTGAACGTTTTTAGCAGATACATTACTTTATTTAATTGCAAGAAACTTCCAAAAGCCAATGTTATTCCCTTATCTTAGTCACAGAAAGATAAGAACTAATTTTACCTCTGTCTTGTAGCGTGTGTCTGGAGGTGCCATTTTCAATTGTGCCTTCCAATCTTGCAAActgaaaccatcaagatcaatttaTTAAAAAAGGAACAAAAGTATAAATCCCAATATGTGTTAACTGATTTTGCAACAAAGAATGATGTATAACTCAAATAAATTGAACCAAATAACAACATGAATATTTGATAAAGCAGTTCCTAAGCAATAActcaaattttaaaatttcaataTGATgacattttaatattattttaaatagattAAATATGAGGGATCATAGAAGAGAAAGGCATTACTTCATTCTTTTGTCATGGTTAAAAAAAGGGTTGGTTTAGTTGAACCATATTTAATTGGTTTGGTTTTAATTTATTGTATTGATTTAACTAGATCATATGGTTCAGGTGAGATTGGGCAGGAAAAGTAAAGATTATATTGGATCATGTCATACTAAGTTTTGTTTTTTAAATAGAACCATCCTATTTGGCTTGGTTAAAAAAAGTCAAtactaaaaagaaagaaacatacaCAAATAACACCagctacaataaccagaaaaccatgcaaaaaaaaaaaagacaaaatcaAGGGGCTGGGACTTTCCGAAGGTTGACTTTCTTCCATTTTCGCTGGACCAAAAAAGTTCAAATCAATTTGGAGCACCTTTTTCATCAAGCAAAACGTCCCAAAGTGAACTGGTTAGTTTAGTACAAGAAAGACTTGATAAAAGAACAAATGGGATGACATTGCCCAAAAACTCCCTAATAGCATCAAAAGTATCCGGCAATTGAGATTACTAGTTGCTGAAAATACCAGTCAAATAAGACACCATCTCCTTTGGGGTAAAAAGGAATCCTTTGGACCAATCCTAGATCAATTATGTCCTACATAGTTGTATATGTACTAAACACTAGGTTATGTGACCTAAAGAAGGAAAACAATATTTTCTACATAAACAAGGCAAACTTCATCTTCTacgttatttttatcttttttttctccctTCAAGCAGCAAAATGCAATATGTTGGTAGAAAAAATCCAGAAGGATAATGGTATTAATTAATATACACCTCATGCAGAAGAAATGAAAAGATTTAACCATGACTACTGGTTTAACCTCATatcaaaataaacaaatattTAGAGTGACTTATAAGGATCTGACAGATGGAGTATTGTTAACTTGAGATTAAACATTTTAGACTAGTAGTTCATGCACAATAAATTAATTATCAATTATCCCATCGGCCTAGATAAGTTAATTTTATAGGCAATTAGGCATATGGAAGAGACAATGAGAAATAAAAGGTATGGGTTTTCTCTGCTTTTCAGTTTCTCTCCAGATGACTCCACTAATGAGAAGTAGAAAGAAAGTGTTTTGGAGAAATAATCTTTCTATTTCACCACGTTCCATTTTATAGAGATTTTGACTCTGAATTATTCTCTCCCCAAAACTTCCAGATGTGGTCCACTAAAATTTATATTGGAACATCCCAAAATTCGACAACTACCAAACCATAAGACAAAACACAATCTTACATCATTCTGACAACTTTATGCAGAACATTAGACACAAATGTCAAAATAACCCGGCACAAGCAGGGGAAAAAACTATCATTTCCGACAGGATGGGTTAGAGATCACAACTTACGCTGGAAATCACCTGATCATTACTGGCCCTAACTGCAATGTCTCTAACAAATGACACCCGCTGGTTAAAACAATTAATGGCGGACCACATAATTCGATTCTCTGAGGTAGTTTTCAAGTATTCAAGAAGTGAAAGCCTACGAGGGAATTTACAAACATAAccagcaattttaatcaaggaccCTTCCTTCCTGTATACCTCGTATTAGTGGCCTCAGATTGAACCGATTTCACTATTTGGCCAGCACCAAAGTCACCTCCAAGCTGATTCCTTCTCGACCACTGCTGTTGCTGCTGGAACTGCTGGCGTGGCTGACCATGCGCCGGACTCTGCTGAGCATACTGCTGGTGCTGGTGAGCGCTCCTTGCATAGAAATTAGGGTTCGTACTCGCACCGCCCCCTCGGCCGTTGCCCATGCCGGGCGGAGGATACCTACTTCGAGGATTCATCTACGACTTCCCGAAACAATTATATCACGCAAGGAAGAAAGAACCGAAAGTTGCGATTGAAGCAACAGTTCGTCGATCGCAGGGCAAAGATCGAAAGATTGCAAGCGAAACTAAGGGAAGGATTTGAGATCAATGGATGGGAAGTGATAGGGTTTCTTTCCCTAcaactgcatcccttttcttttgcttttaggGCGTCGACGACGAATGGAATGACGATGCAGCCCTTCGAGTATTAATAGTAAAACTGCTAATGGTATTAAGCACGCATCACACgtgtataatttaaatatttctgTTTATTTTCCTTaccatttttatttttccttattTTACTTCTGCTTCAATCGTAATATTAGGACTAACAATAACTACATAAATATTATGGGCGAGTCCGTGAAACATTAGTCATAGTGCTATAATTATAATCATATAAGGTGGTTGACGAGGACATCGGGACACTTGAGATGACTACAAAGTGGTCTTCggttggaattcaagtgtttgagatagtgTTTGATTCCTTAGTGGGTTCTGCACAAAAGTCACTGTTGAGGGGAGCTTCTCAACCCAACTCCTCTGACGCTCAAGTTAGCTCCTAGGGTGAAATGAAGGACAAAGAGGTTAATTATTGAAAGATTCGACTCTTGGGTTGACTTTTATATTTGTCT
This Musa acuminata AAA Group cultivar baxijiao chromosome BXJ1-2, Cavendish_Baxijiao_AAA, whole genome shotgun sequence DNA region includes the following protein-coding sequences:
- the LOC135603836 gene encoding DEAD-box ATP-dependent RNA helicase 8-like isoform X2, whose protein sequence is MNPRSRYPPPGMGNGRGGGASTNPNFYARSAHQHQQYAQQSPAHGQPRQQFQQQQQWSRRNQLGGDFGAGQIVKSVQSEATNTSLQDWKAQLKMAPPDTRYKTEDVTATKGNEFEDYFLKRELLMGIYEKGFERPSPIQEESIPIALTGSDILARAKNGTGKTAAFCIPALEKIDQDHNVIQVVILVPTRELALQTSQVCKELGKHLNIQVMVTTGGTSLKDDIMRLYQPVHLLVGTPGRILDLARKGVCVLKDCSMLIMDEADKLLSPEFQPSIEQLIQFLPANRQILMFSATFPVTIKHFKDRYLPKPYIINLMDELTLKGITQFYAFVEERQKVQCLNTLFSKLQINQSIIFCNSVNRVELLAKKITELGYSCFYIHAKMLQDHRNRVFHDFRNGACRNLVCTALQICLQGESIFKLLML
- the LOC135603836 gene encoding DEAD-box ATP-dependent RNA helicase 8-like isoform X1 produces the protein MNPRSRYPPPGMGNGRGGGASTNPNFYARSAHQHQQYAQQSPAHGQPRQQFQQQQQWSRRNQLGGDFGAGQIVKSVQSEATNTSLQDWKAQLKMAPPDTRYKTEDVTATKGNEFEDYFLKRELLMGIYEKGFERPSPIQEESIPIALTGSDILARAKNGTGKTAAFCIPALEKIDQDHNVIQVVILVPTRELALQTSQVCKELGKHLNIQVMVTTGGTSLKDDIMRLYQPVHLLVGTPGRILDLARKGVCVLKDCSMLIMDEADKLLSPEFQPSIEQLIQFLPANRQILMFSATFPVTIKHFKDRYLPKPYIINLMDELTLKGITQFYAFVEERQKVQCLNTLFSKLQINQSIIFCNSVNRVELLAKKITELGYSCFYIHAKMLQDHRNRVFHDFRNGACRNLVCTDLFTRGIDIQAVNVVINFDFPKNSETYLHRVGRSGRYGHLGLAVNLITYEDRFNLYRIEQELGTEIKQIPPQIDQAIYCR